The Bryobacteraceae bacterium genome includes a window with the following:
- a CDS encoding RNA-binding protein, translating into MQAPLKGRWALAGACGAAALALVFAAAGAQTEAPAAKRPVFRDAAADWPFRYVSNNSLYGRKWFPQPMCGGIAVLDYDNDGRLDIFFTNGARFPERRRTDESFYNLLLRQKADGTFEDVTERAGLLGKDLDFNFGVAAGDYDNDGWTDLFITTAGRNVLYRNMGNGTFRDVTAATGIGTKPRDLLSVAAAWFDYDRDGWLDLFVSNYTFWSPETDHRCAMSDLDLYCDPRRYASVPHQLFRNLGNGKFADVTEKVRLHEAPGKGMGVSIADFNNDGWLDVFVANDTDPNFLFLNRQGKFFEEAGLQLGVAYNENAQAGSSMGCDAKDYDNDGLVDIFYNNLRSQIWGLLRNTGEAFELVSTPTRITYLSRPYSGWSSGFIDYNNDGWKDIYSSNGDVDEFNELSPQNDTLFENVEGRHFIDVSADLGPDFAKKGFQRGSAFADLNNDGAMDLIVTSLNTRPRILMNSGGTGNHWLLVELTGKRSPRDAIGAKVKVTTQSGRTLYNHVAVSVGFMGSSDRRVHFGLGRENRVRSLEITWPSGVRQTLENIAADQILKITEPAAPAPRPAPAKARPAK; encoded by the coding sequence ATGCAGGCTCCGCTGAAAGGCAGATGGGCGCTGGCGGGAGCGTGCGGCGCAGCTGCGCTGGCGCTGGTCTTCGCCGCCGCCGGAGCGCAGACCGAAGCGCCGGCGGCGAAGCGTCCGGTGTTCCGCGACGCCGCCGCGGACTGGCCGTTCCGCTACGTCTCGAACAACAGCCTCTACGGGCGCAAATGGTTTCCGCAGCCCATGTGCGGCGGCATCGCCGTGCTCGATTACGACAACGACGGACGGCTCGACATCTTCTTTACGAACGGCGCGCGGTTTCCGGAGCGCAGGCGCACGGACGAGTCGTTCTACAATCTGCTGCTGCGGCAGAAGGCGGACGGAACGTTCGAAGACGTCACGGAACGCGCCGGGCTGCTGGGGAAGGATCTCGACTTCAATTTCGGCGTGGCAGCGGGCGACTATGACAACGACGGCTGGACGGACCTGTTCATCACGACCGCCGGACGGAACGTGCTGTACCGCAACATGGGCAACGGCACGTTCCGCGACGTCACCGCCGCCACGGGCATCGGAACGAAGCCGCGGGATCTGCTGAGCGTCGCCGCCGCGTGGTTCGACTATGACAGGGACGGATGGCTGGATCTGTTCGTGTCGAACTACACGTTCTGGTCGCCGGAGACGGACCACCGATGCGCGATGAGCGACCTCGATCTGTATTGCGATCCGCGCCGGTACGCGAGCGTGCCGCATCAGCTGTTCCGCAACCTGGGCAACGGAAAGTTCGCCGATGTGACGGAGAAGGTGCGGCTGCACGAGGCGCCGGGCAAAGGCATGGGCGTGTCGATCGCGGACTTCAACAACGACGGGTGGCTGGACGTGTTCGTGGCCAACGACACGGACCCGAATTTCCTGTTCCTGAACCGGCAGGGGAAGTTCTTCGAGGAGGCGGGGCTGCAGCTCGGCGTAGCCTACAACGAAAACGCGCAGGCGGGCTCGTCGATGGGCTGCGACGCGAAAGACTACGACAACGACGGGCTGGTGGACATTTTTTACAACAACCTGCGCTCGCAGATCTGGGGCCTGCTGCGCAATACGGGCGAGGCGTTCGAGCTGGTTTCGACGCCGACGCGCATTACTTATCTCAGCCGGCCTTATTCGGGCTGGAGCAGCGGGTTCATCGATTACAACAACGACGGCTGGAAGGACATTTACTCCTCGAACGGCGACGTCGATGAATTCAACGAGCTTTCCCCGCAGAACGACACGCTGTTCGAGAACGTCGAGGGCCGGCATTTCATCGACGTGTCCGCGGACCTGGGGCCGGATTTCGCAAAGAAGGGCTTCCAGCGCGGCTCGGCGTTCGCGGATCTCAACAATGACGGCGCGATGGACCTGATCGTCACCTCGCTGAACACGCGCCCGCGCATTCTGATGAACAGCGGCGGCACAGGGAACCACTGGCTGCTGGTGGAACTCACCGGTAAGCGGAGCCCGCGCGACGCCATCGGGGCGAAGGTGAAAGTGACCACGCAATCCGGGCGGACGCTGTACAACCATGTTGCGGTCAGCGTGGGGTTCATGGGATCGAGCGACCGGCGCGTGCATTTCGGCCTGGGGCGCGAGAACCGCGTCCGCAGCCTCGAGATCACGTGGCCCAGCGGCGTACGGCAGACATTGGAGAATATTGCGGCGGACCAGATCCTGAAGATCACGGAGCCGGCCGCACCCGCGCCGCGGCCCGCGCCTGCGAAAGCCAGGCCCGCGAAATGA
- a CDS encoding deoxyhypusine synthase → MSPEQQSRKTVRTRRVDEVNSFDELLRHCLPAFGGAYLRRIYTILDNAIGMGCPMTVAVAGPVTVSGQHQAWLIPLLETGWVAYVSTTDAVCYHDGHRSLRGRRDCVFEVPLFGDDGALREQRIIRVADMAFDEDILFDQDRFLSALLRRPEFQKKMSGTEFRYKLGLWYGAMEKAGGVEPGLLSTCARMGIPVFVGAPGDGSVFLNSMKLWAMREAGLIERHDLELDLHLEVFESCAFHRWGLFESDARALATLILGGGVPKNFNLQPEPALGQILGLPDIRGYLFDVQIVSSPVTDGSLSSCFPAEAVTWGKVDKDHYQQTTESMQCDYSIVLPLLVKALLENRARYERLAEEMGAEALFEKEPKARGYLRPREGYRLFDRRGELVEKLKAAVREQREWLMESLEYPLPPAP, encoded by the coding sequence ATGAGTCCTGAACAGCAATCCCGGAAAACCGTGCGCACGCGGCGCGTGGACGAAGTGAACTCGTTCGACGAGCTGCTCCGCCACTGCCTGCCAGCCTTTGGCGGCGCCTATCTGCGGCGGATTTACACGATTCTCGACAACGCGATCGGCATGGGCTGCCCGATGACGGTGGCCGTGGCCGGGCCGGTGACGGTGAGCGGCCAGCACCAGGCCTGGCTGATTCCGTTGCTCGAAACAGGATGGGTAGCCTATGTTTCGACGACGGACGCCGTCTGTTATCACGACGGGCACCGTTCGCTGCGAGGCCGCCGCGACTGCGTCTTCGAAGTGCCGCTGTTCGGCGATGACGGGGCGCTGCGCGAGCAGCGCATCATCCGCGTGGCCGACATGGCCTTCGACGAGGACATCCTCTTCGATCAGGACCGCTTTCTTTCCGCGCTGCTGCGGCGTCCTGAGTTTCAGAAGAAGATGTCCGGCACGGAGTTCCGCTACAAGCTGGGCCTGTGGTACGGCGCCATGGAAAAAGCCGGCGGCGTGGAGCCTGGGCTGCTGTCGACCTGCGCCCGCATGGGCATTCCCGTGTTCGTCGGCGCGCCCGGCGACGGCAGCGTGTTTCTGAACTCGATGAAGCTGTGGGCGATGCGCGAAGCCGGGCTGATCGAGCGGCACGATCTCGAGCTGGATCTGCATCTGGAAGTGTTTGAGAGCTGCGCGTTCCACCGCTGGGGGCTGTTCGAGAGCGACGCCAGAGCGCTGGCCACCCTGATTCTGGGCGGCGGCGTGCCCAAGAACTTCAACCTGCAGCCCGAGCCGGCGCTGGGCCAGATTCTCGGGCTGCCGGACATCCGCGGCTACCTGTTCGACGTGCAGATCGTCAGCTCGCCGGTGACAGACGGCTCGCTGTCCTCCTGCTTCCCGGCGGAAGCGGTGACCTGGGGCAAGGTGGACAAGGACCACTACCAGCAGACCACGGAGTCGATGCAGTGCGACTATTCGATCGTGCTGCCGCTGCTGGTGAAGGCGCTGCTCGAGAACCGCGCGCGGTATGAACGCCTGGCTGAAGAGATGGGCGCGGAGGCGCTGTTTGAGAAAGAACCGAAGGCGCGAGGCTATCTGCGCCCGCGCGAGGGCTACCGGCTGTTCGACCGGCGCGGCGAGCTGGTGGAGAAGCTGAAGGCGGCGGTGCGCGAGCAGCGGGAGTGGCTGATGGAGTCGCTCGAGTATCCGCTGCCGCCGGCGCCGTGA